Proteins encoded in a region of the Cyanobacterium stanieri LEGE 03274 genome:
- a CDS encoding pyridoxal-phosphate-dependent aminotransferase family protein, with protein sequence MQDKLMLMIPGPTPVPERVLLAMAAHPIGHRSGDFSAIIGELNDNLKWLHQTKNEVLTLCVSGTGAMEAGIINFLSAGDSVLVGNNGKFGDRWAKMSRKFGLEVEEISAEWGQPLDPEAFRAKLEADTEKKIKAVIITHSETSTGVLNDLETINKHVKAHGEALIIVDAVTSLGAVDLKIDELGLDVVASGSQKGYMIPPGLGFVAVSDKAWKAYESATLPKFYLDLAPYKKANAKNSSPFTPPINLMFALQASLQMMKEEGLENIFARHKRLTQLTRDKVKALGLPLFAPDDCASYAVTAVAPDNHDAEAIRSTMRKKYDIALAGGQDHLKGKIFRIGHLGFMSDRDVLTAIAALEATLQELG encoded by the coding sequence ATGCAAGATAAATTAATGTTGATGATTCCGGGGCCTACTCCTGTTCCCGAAAGAGTCTTACTAGCCATGGCGGCGCATCCTATCGGACACCGTAGCGGTGATTTTAGTGCCATTATTGGAGAATTGAATGATAATTTAAAGTGGTTACACCAAACCAAAAACGAAGTATTGACCCTCTGTGTTTCAGGTACTGGGGCAATGGAAGCTGGTATAATCAATTTCCTAAGTGCTGGAGATTCTGTTTTAGTTGGTAATAATGGAAAATTTGGCGATCGCTGGGCGAAAATGAGCCGTAAGTTCGGTTTAGAAGTAGAAGAAATTAGTGCCGAATGGGGACAACCTTTAGATCCTGAAGCCTTTAGAGCGAAATTAGAAGCCGACACCGAGAAGAAGATTAAGGCTGTTATTATTACCCATTCTGAAACCTCTACGGGGGTGTTAAATGACCTTGAAACCATCAACAAACATGTTAAAGCCCATGGGGAGGCGTTAATCATTGTGGATGCTGTTACGAGCCTTGGGGCGGTGGATCTCAAGATTGATGAGTTAGGTTTGGATGTGGTTGCCTCTGGTTCTCAAAAAGGCTACATGATTCCCCCTGGGTTGGGTTTTGTGGCGGTGAGTGATAAGGCATGGAAGGCTTACGAATCTGCTACTTTACCTAAGTTTTATTTGGATTTAGCTCCCTACAAAAAAGCTAATGCCAAAAATAGCTCTCCTTTTACTCCCCCCATTAATTTGATGTTTGCTCTCCAAGCGTCTTTACAGATGATGAAGGAGGAGGGTTTAGAAAATATTTTTGCTCGTCATAAGAGGTTAACTCAGTTGACTAGGGATAAGGTGAAAGCTCTTGGTTTGCCTTTGTTTGCCCCTGATGATTGTGCTAGTTATGCGGTGACTGCGGTGGCTCCCGATAACCATGATGCGGAGGCGATTCGCTCTACTATGCGCAAGAAATATGATATTGCCCTGGCTGGTGGACAGGATCATCTTAAGGGTAAAATTTTCCGTATTGGGCATTTAGGATTTATGTCTGATCGTGATGTTTTAACGGCCATTGCTGCCCTAGAAGCTACTTTACAGGAGTTGGGTTAA